The DNA segment AGTCGCAATTTCTACTAAAGTTTCGTAATAATATTAGTAGTAATAGTAGAGTTAGTAACAATAatagatttttctttttcttttgtttgtaataCTCAACTACCGACACCGATTGACGCGTTCTAATGATATGACAAGTTGGAAAAGTTGTAAACACACaatattaaaactttatatattttgtttttatctcgGTATATATACAACACATTTAGGGGGAAGGGGTTTAGTGTaattttatgtatgtgtgtgtgtggtaagGTTAGGGGTAATTTTGTCTAGCTTAGAGGTGCGAATACATTCAAAAATTGCTACCAAGTGCGGGAGGTTTTTCTAAGTACTTAATAGTTTGGTTAATTACTTTAATGTTAGTTTCGTTTAGTTTAGTTAACTAATTGTTAGTGCTTGTTGTTCTCCAGTTTTCGCGCTTGACTTTGTCAGCAATGTACAATTGATGCTTggtatacatatgtgtgtatgtgtgtgtgtacctgtttgtgtattgtgtctcagtgtgtgtgtgtccatcATATTCGTATTCCGTATCCAAATCTAGCCCAGGAATCGTATGTTGGTAAACACGGCCTTAGCAGGACGCTTGCGATTACAAAAGTTGACCGTCTTGCTGTGATTTCCCTTGCGATTCTCATGCAGATTGACCAGAAGTTTGAAGATATCCTCCTTGCTTGGGGTGCAGGCGTAACGCAATTCCGGTTCATAGTTGCTGTTGATAGAATTCATGTAAGAACTGATAACGGTAATAATGTGGCTATTAGAATTGTCGTTTCATAGTCACGCCCAcagtatttcagtatttgaGGCGTTGAGGATTGATTGATTAGTTTTTGATTAGACTTTGGATACATAAAGAGACGATTAGCTCAGGTCAGTGATGTGTGTTAATTCTCGATAACGGGCCTAGAGAGACTCTTGGAGATGCATTTTAGTAAgtgaaaatcaaatcaattacaACTACATAAATAATGGTGCAGCAGCTCAAATCGCAAGAATTACAATTTTCGAAtgaaatttctattttaaCAAAAGGTGAAATAAGAGCGCAAGCGATTTGAGTTGCATTCCCGTTAATTTTGTACAATATTCTACCTGGACAACTAACACTACGACTACAAATCATAAACTGGGTGGAATGGGAAGATTTGTTTTGGGGTGGGTGGagaatcaaaaaaaaaaggggtgctctatgtgtgtgcaatCTAAAGGGTGAGGGGAGCTCTCTGCTTACCCGCGGTTTCGATTGTGACGCTTCCAGGGATAACGACGATAGTAACGCGAACGTTTCGGCTTGGTCTGGCCAAGCACCAGACTCTGCAAACCCGTCTCGAGCTCCGGATAGTCATcgttgccagcaacagcagtaattGCTGCCggttcctcctcctccacatAGACCAACGGCAGCGTGTCCAATGTCGGATCCTGAAGCGAGGGGAAGTAGTGAGTGggtattcagtattttaagCTGGCACTTTTGGACTTACCTCAAGCATTTTCATGAGCAAAGCGGATTTGTCGACAAGTTCCTGCTCAGCACGCAAATCGTCCTCGAGCTTCTTCAGCAATTCGAACTTGCTGGCCACCTCGAGCTcattcgcaatcgcaatcgcattcGTATTGGGATTCACAGCATTCACGTAGTCTGGCTCCTCTGGCTCTGGCATGGCCAGCCCCAGTTCCGTGTTGAGGGCTTGCAGCAGCTCTACGGTTGGGATTGAGATGgaaaacgaagaaaaagaagCCACAAACATCTTGTAttatttggcattttaatatttgcacaaGTTCCCACTAATCCGGCCACAATCCTCGATGTCGTTCTCGTCCCCCGTCTTGCCACAAACAGGCGTCAAGTTTCCGCCAGCTGacatttaaaacttttgaCTCGTTTGTTTGTCtcttctcagttctcagttctcactTCTCAGTTCCCACTCTTGTTCTGCGGCTTAAAAATACtcatacatattaaaatatatacgagCGAGTCTTTATCGCCGCAGCGGAAATTGACCGGCGGCAATGGGCACGACAGCCACAGTTATAGCTACAACTATAGCTTCAGCTCCCATCTACCATCTGCTTACATCCCATTGCCCatgtcagttagtcagtcattCAATTTGGCCATTCATTGTGCCTGACGTTTGCTCGTCCATCAGCCGCTTGCCTTTTGTCTCATTTGGCAGCATCCTCCTGACTATCCGCTTCGTCTCCGTGGCTGGTCTGGGctacatttcaattttatgagGGGAACAGTTCTTGACTTACACGAATCGTTTAACATTTAAGCTTGGATTAATAGGtttaacaactttaatattaaGTGGTTCTTAGGAAACAATTCAATATTGAAGAgtgtagtatttatatataaatactcttaaggtatttatattttgattactttaaaataatctGTGctcagaaatatatattctttataaaaagaaatgtatcGGAAACTAATGAATAATGTAGTCTCTTTCTTAATAGATCTTACTTGGagaacatttcaattaaaacattaaGTAAACTTCAAAATTTCACAGCCTAAGTGTAATTTCAGTTATATTTTCTGCTGAATTACATCACAAATTCTACAAAGCCTATGTAAATGCTTGTGGTCTTAAAACTCAAATCAATTGGAAAcctaataaaattgattttatgaaaagaaataaaaatcaaattttaatttcaacataaGCTATAAAGTTTgggtgtaagtgtgtgtgtgtgtgtgtgtgtgtctagtcAATATTGACAgcactatgtgtgtgtgagctttgACGTAAACCAGCTTTTAGGCAACCTAATGTCAaaccaacacaacacaaaaaaaaaaatgttgtcaaCTCTCTTCTGTGGGCGTTGCGTTTTAAGTGTAATGTATAATGTGTGATATGTGAGAATTTGAGAATGCGTGCGTCGCAtatgttttgttgtgtgttgccatAGATAAATGTACTTCAGAAATTGTGCAATGACCGGAAATATCCAACGACCATTCAAATCATTGAAAGCCGAGCGAGCGCCTAAAAGCGGGCTACATTTTAAGTATACGCTGGCCACCTGTTGAGTGTGCAGTGAAATAAACTGGCGACACACAGAGAACAGGGACAAAGGGGCACTCCAATGGGATTTCACGAGTTTTACGtcaaaatgaattttcaaaaccatgaataaattatttcaattgagTGGTCTGGGCAATGGAGGAGGAAAGGATATTGAAATTGGTTCAGATTTCACAGTTTTAGGAAAAATTAACAAATCTGgtgattttaaaaatcattaaattatatataaatcttaatttttataagaTTGTCTATCTTGGATATATAAGGTCTGTTCTTTTCGAACAATCTATATTATCTGGAAATTTGggatattaaaatttgaattttttacgATAGTGTTACGAAAACAACGAAATATCTTcctaaattttaaagaaattcctCAATTCTTAAACAATCTTGTAAAATATGATCTGTTCTTTTTTAAACGTTCAAAAATGTAgctatttcattatttcttaatatgTATTTGCTAACTTTTCTACGATAATtctttgaaaaaaaaaaaattaaaatgtcttCAAAATTGTAAGAAAATTCCTCAATCCGTAAACAATCTTGAATAAATATGGTTTATATCATAAATTGGATTTGTCTAAGATAATTCTATggaaaaaacgaaatattcaaattttaaagaaattcttcaattcaatgaaaattctGAGCAAATCCTATATACCCTACTTTAGTCAGTAAATGTTCCGAGAATGTTTTTCTTCGGTTAAAGAGATGACTGATAGCAGAGCAAGTTGATGCTGAAATGAATCTTTGCGTTGTCTCGTGTTGCCCATCACTGTGTAACCCGTTTTGGCGGCTCAATGAACGAACCAACGAGCAATGAATAAACGAAAGCATAAGAACAAAGCCTACGCGGGACGTCGTCGTTGccattgtcgtcgtcgtcatcatcaagGAGTCAAATGTCAGGGGTAATCCTTggccaaacaacaaaaggcagTGTCATTTAATCAGGGACTCACCATCGCCGGGATCGTAAACGTTACGCTTCCAACGTTGCGTCCAAGTGTCGACGCGGTTGTATCACCACATCattctcctgctgctgctgctgctgttgctccacaACTGATGCTGGGCCAATGGCATTGCCTGCTATGCCAGCTGAAGATGCcagcgacgatgacgacgtctGGGAAGTCAGAAAGCCAATGACGTGACGTGTGCTGGCCAGGATCGTCGTTGCCAGGATGCAGAGCGTTAATATGTCGGGCTTCATGacgttttcttttcttttcgtttcttttcttgtgtgcgtgtgtgtcctCACTGTTGTCCTCGGGATTAGCGTGTTGTCCTCCCGCACTCCGTCGCGACTCTTGCTGCCTCTTCTATCTGCTGGCTGAAATGGAGATGCGTGTCATGTACATGAGGGTAATTACCATCACTACCGTTTGATAGGAGCTAAAACTCGCCTCCCCCTCTACCTCCCCCTCACTCTGCACTTCTCCCTTGCGTGTGGGTGTTTCTGATTTTTGTGTTGAAAAGCACACACtctcatactcacacacatcgaaggcacgcacacacgcataatACGAAAGGTTTAAATCAACAACCTGTTTCAAGGCGTTGCACAGTGGGACCacttgttaaaaataattatactaaAAGGGGAtgctataaataaactaattgaaatagCTTTACaatggcaaatgaaatacCATAATAGTACTTAATATAATTgaacttatttaaatgattaatttaacataaaatcacaaatttatgTCACAAATCTAAAATGGAAAACTATAgtagtatttaatacaattgaactaatttgacaatttaacataaaatcacaaatttatataccaaagctatttattattatatgtcaAAGTGAATAATGA comes from the Drosophila sulfurigaster albostrigata strain 15112-1811.04 chromosome 2L, ASM2355843v2, whole genome shotgun sequence genome and includes:
- the LOC133835238 gene encoding uncharacterized protein LOC133835238 isoform X3 yields the protein MKPDILTLCILATTILASTRHVIGFLTSQTSSSSLASSAGIAGNAIGPASVVEQQQQQQQENDVRNVYDPGDELLQALNTELGLAMPEPEEPDYVNAVNPNTNAIAIANELEVASKFELLKKLEDDLRAEQELVDKSALLMKMLEDPTLDTLPLVYVEEEEPAAITAVAGNDDYPELETGLQSLVLGQTKPKRSRYYRRYPWKRHNRNRGNYEPELRYACTPSKEDIFKLLVNLHENRKGNHSKTVNFCNRKRPAKAVFTNIRFLG
- the LOC133835238 gene encoding uncharacterized protein LOC133835238 isoform X1, producing the protein MFVASFSSFSISIPTVELLQALNTELGLAMPEPEEPDYVNAVNPNTNAIAIANELEVASKFELLKKLEDDLRAEQELVDKSALLMKMLEDPTLDTLPLVYVEEEEPAAITAVAGNDDYPELETGLQSLVLGQTKPKRSRYYRRYPWKRHNRNRGSYMNSINSNYEPELRYACTPSKEDIFKLLVNLHENRKGNHSKTVNFCNRKRPAKAVFTNIRFLG
- the LOC133835238 gene encoding uncharacterized protein LOC133835238 isoform X2 encodes the protein MPEPEEPDYVNAVNPNTNAIAIANELEVASKFELLKKLEDDLRAEQELVDKSALLMKMLEDPTLDTLPLVYVEEEEPAAITAVAGNDDYPELETGLQSLVLGQTKPKRSRYYRRYPWKRHNRNRGSYMNSINSNYEPELRYACTPSKEDIFKLLVNLHENRKGNHSKTVNFCNRKRPAKAVFTNIRFLG